The sequence TGCCCAGGCCCACCGGGCGGTGCTTGAAGTTGGAGTTCTGCGCCTGCGGCACCGAGTAGTAGTTGATGTCGATGACGTTATCGAGCATGCGCACGGCGGTGCGTACGGTGCGGGCGAGCTTCTCGGTGTCGAGCTTGCCGTTGACGATGTGCTTGGGCAGGTTGATCGAGCCCAGGTTGCAGACGGCGATCTCGTCCTTGTTGGTGTTCAGCGTGATCTCGGTGCAGAGGTTGGAGCTGTGCACCACGCCGACGTGCTGCTGCGGGCTGCGCAGGTTGCACGGGTCCTTGAAGGTCAGCCACGGGTGGCCGGTTTCGAACAGCATGGAGAGCATCTTGCGCCACAGGTCTTTGGCCTGCAGGGTCTTGTAGTTCTTGATCTTGCCGTATTCGATCAGGGCTTCGTAGTACTCGTAGCGCTCCTCGAAGGCCTTGCCGGTGAGGTCGTGCAGGTCGGGTACTTCGCTCGGTGAGAACAGGGTCCACTTGCCGTCGTCGAAGACGCGCTTCATGAACAAGTCCGGAATCCAGTTAGCGGTGTTCATGTCGTGGGTGCGGCGACGGTCGTCACCGGTGTTCTTGCGCAGCTCGAGAAATTCCTCGATGTCCAGGTGCCAGGTTTCGAGATACGCGCAGACCGCGCCCTTGCGCTTGCCACCTTGGTTGACCGCGACGGCGGTGTCGTTGACCACTTTCAGGAAGGGCACGACGCCCTGGGATTTGCCGTTGGTGCCCTTGATGTACGCGCCCAGCGCGCGCACCGGGGTCCAGTCGTTACCCAGGCCGCCGGCGAACTTGGAGAGCAGGGCGTTATCGCGGATGGCGTCGTAGATGCCGCCCAGGTCGTCCGGCACGGTGGTCAGGTAGCAGGAAGACAACTGCGGACGCAGGGTGCCGGCGTTGAACAGGGTTGGCGTGGAAGCCATGTAGTCGAACGACGACAGCAGGTTGTAGAACTCGATGGCGCGGGCTTCGCGCTGTTCTTCCTCGATGGCCAGGCCCATGGCGACGCGCATGAAGAAGATCTGCGGCAGCTCGAAGCGGACGTTGTCCTTGTGGATGAAGTAGCGGTCGTAGAGCGTCTGCAGGCCGAGGTAGGTGAACTGCTGGTCCTGCTCGTGGTTGATCGCGGCGCCCAGCTTGGCCAGGTCGAATTCCTTCAGGCGCGGGTCGAGCAGTTCGAACTGAACGCCTTTTTCCACGTAGGCCGGCAGCGCTTTGGCGTAGAGGTCAGCCATTTCGTGATGAGTGGCGGACTCGGCGACTTCGAGGAAGCTCAGGGCCTCGGCGCGCAGGGTGTCCATCAGCAGGCGAGCGGTGACGTAGGAGTAGTTCGGCTCACGCTCGACCAGGGTACGGGCAGTCATCACCAGGGCGGTGTTGACGTCGGTCTGCTCGACGCCGTCGTACAGGTTCTTCAGGGTTTCTTTCTGGATTAGCGCGCCATCGACTTCTTCGAGGCCTTCGCAGGCTTCGGTGATGATGGTGTTCAGGCGGCCCAGATCCAGCGGCGACAGGCTGCCGTCGGCGCGCTTGATGCGGATGCTCGGGTGGGCATCGACCGGTACGTCGACCGCGCCGCGCTTGCGCTCCTGGCTGCGCGATTCACGGTAGATCACGTAGTCGCGGGCGACTTTCTGTTCGCCGGAACGCATCAGGGCCAGTTCGACCTGGTCCTGGATTTCCTCGATATGAATGGTGCCGCCGGAGGGCATGCGGCGCTTGAAGGTAGCGGTGACCTGCTCCGTCAGGCGTGCGACGGTGTCGTGAATGCGCTTTGATGCGGCGGCGCTACCGCCTTCCACTGCGAGAAACGCCTTGGTGATAGCGACGGTGATCTTGTCATCGGTATAGGGGACGACCGTACCGTTGCGCTTGATCACGCGCAGTTGGCCCGGCGCGGTGGCGGCCAGGTCCAGCGTGCTGTCGGCGGCGTGCGGGTTCTCGCGAATGGACTCGTTCTGCATGGGGTCTCCGGATTCTCTCTGTCTCGGTAGCACGTTAGGTGTCAGGCCTGCTTTGTGGGCGGCCTTGATCGGGTCTTGCGTGTCTCGTATTGCATGAACCATGCCCCGGCGAACCGGACCATGGGTAACTCAAACTGGAAACGATCCGGCACCCGGGGAGGTGGCGAATCGAATGTGCCGAAGCATAGTCAGGCGTTGTGAAGTTCACAACCTCAAAACACAACATGTAGTGTGATGCACTTGGCGCGTGCGCTACTGCTGGGCTTGAGCAAAATCAACGTTGGGCTGCGCAGGGTCGCGGTCTGCGGCGGCGATCCATCGCGCCAGGTGCGGGCGCGAGCCGGGTAAAAACCAGAGCGAATTATTTTGCTTGCTTTTTTCGGCGTTTGTGTCTGTTTGGCTTTTGACACCCAACATATGGGGTAAAAGGCCGCTGGAGCGACACGATAGTGTCGGTTCAGGCACAGTGCAAGGCGCTGAAAATGAACAACCTGTGGATAAGATGTGGGCGAGCTGTGCGCGATAGAGGCGCAGCCCGCGCCGTTTCGGGGCTGCACGGGGTTCGGATGAAATGCGCGTCGACTGACGCATTCGGGCGCCTGGCGACGCTCCAGGAAAAACACTATATGTGGTGTTTTGTCAAAGACGGATTTATTGCGTTTTGCAGCCTTTTGGGGTGCCGTCTCGACGGAGTGGGCATGAATGCTGGCCTTTTGCCTGGAGAGCCATTGACGGTAGAGATTCGGCTAGCCGCTGCGACGGC comes from Stutzerimonas stutzeri and encodes:
- a CDS encoding ribonucleoside-diphosphate reductase subunit alpha, which produces MQNESIRENPHAADSTLDLAATAPGQLRVIKRNGTVVPYTDDKITVAITKAFLAVEGGSAAASKRIHDTVARLTEQVTATFKRRMPSGGTIHIEEIQDQVELALMRSGEQKVARDYVIYRESRSQERKRGAVDVPVDAHPSIRIKRADGSLSPLDLGRLNTIITEACEGLEEVDGALIQKETLKNLYDGVEQTDVNTALVMTARTLVEREPNYSYVTARLLMDTLRAEALSFLEVAESATHHEMADLYAKALPAYVEKGVQFELLDPRLKEFDLAKLGAAINHEQDQQFTYLGLQTLYDRYFIHKDNVRFELPQIFFMRVAMGLAIEEEQREARAIEFYNLLSSFDYMASTPTLFNAGTLRPQLSSCYLTTVPDDLGGIYDAIRDNALLSKFAGGLGNDWTPVRALGAYIKGTNGKSQGVVPFLKVVNDTAVAVNQGGKRKGAVCAYLETWHLDIEEFLELRKNTGDDRRRTHDMNTANWIPDLFMKRVFDDGKWTLFSPSEVPDLHDLTGKAFEERYEYYEALIEYGKIKNYKTLQAKDLWRKMLSMLFETGHPWLTFKDPCNLRSPQQHVGVVHSSNLCTEITLNTNKDEIAVCNLGSINLPKHIVNGKLDTEKLARTVRTAVRMLDNVIDINYYSVPQAQNSNFKHRPVGLGIMGFQDALYLQHIPYGSDAAIDFADKSMEAVSYYAIQASCDLADERGAYQSFQGSLWSQGILPLDSQQILIEARGQKYIDVDLTESLDWAPVRARVKNGIRNSNIMAIAPTATIANITGVSQSIEPTYQNLYVKSNLSGEFTVINPYLVRDLKARGLWDAVMINDLKYYDGSVQQIERIPQELKDLYATAFEVETKWIVDAASRRQKWIDQAQSLNLYIAGASGKKLDVTYRMAWYRGLKTTYYLRALAATSTEKSTVNTGKLNAVSSGGNSGASAAPAKAAPAPEMAAGPAPVPKACAIDEPDCEACQ